Below is a genomic region from Paraburkholderia phenazinium.
CGCTGAAATCGAATGTCACGCTCAATGCGGCGGCGAGCACCGTCAGCGCGAGCACCCACGCAAGGTCGCGCCGCACCGTCGAATGCGGCGAAACGGGTCGCGCTGAAGAAGGGTTCGAGGGGTCGCTTGCCATCACCTTTGCATCCGTCACGTTTGCATTCTACTCAGGCCGCTCGCACACGGCAGCTTGTTGCGGCGCGTTTGGGAACGTTTCCCCCCGAGATCGGGAAAAGCTCCCGTGCTTCGCGCGGCGGCGTATGCGAAGCTTTACACACAGAAAGAAAGCGCTACGCATGCCGCAACGCGGCTGCGTTATCGAAGATAGCGTCAATCCGGCCGGAGACAAAACCATGAACGTGCCATCCCGCACCCGCCGCCCGCCCCGCTTATCGGACTTACCCCGTTTCCGGCGGCGTGCCGGCTTCACCCTCTGCTTCAGCGGCGCCCTGGCGGGCCTTCCCGCCACGGCGTGGGCTCAGGCCGAAACGACGGCGCCGCCAGTGGCGGCATCGTCCCCTGCGGCCACCGGCGCGATTCCGGGCGGCCCCACGGTGCAGCTCGCGCCCATCGTGGTGGTCGGCACCACACCGCTGCTCGGCATCGGCACGCCCTTGTCGCAAGTGCCTGCCAACGTGCAGACGGTGCGTGCGCAGGACATCGAACGCCAGCACCGTAGCACGCTGGTCGATTACTTCGCGAAGAACCTGCCGAGCGTCGATATCTCCGATGCCCAGGGCAATCCCAATCAGATCAACATCAACTATCGCGGTTTCACCGCATCGCCGCTGCTCGGCACGCCGCAGGGGCTCTCGGTGTTCATGGACGGTGTGCGCATCAACGAGCCTTTCGGCGACGTCGTGAACTGGGATCTGTTTCCGCAGCAGGCGGTCAACACGATCCAGCTGATTCCCGGTTCGAATCCGACCTATGGGCTCAACACGCTCGGCGGGGCGATTTCGATCACGACGAAAAACGGCAAGACCAGCCCCGGCGGCGATGCCGAGGTGACGGCCGGCTCGTGGGGCCGCAAGACTGCCCAGATCGAACAGGGCGGCACGATTGGCGATAATCTGGATTACTACGTGACGGCCGACGCCCAGAACGACGACGGCTGGGCCGAGCGAAATCCAAGCCGGCTGCGCCAGGCCTTCGGCAAGCTACGCTACACCGACGCCGACACCACGCTGTCGTTCTCGGCAGGCGGCGCGGACAACGACCTGCAGGGCACGCAAACCATTCCGCGCTCGTTCCTTGGCAATCCGAAGCAACCCTACACCTACCCGGATCAGAATGAGAACAGCGTCGGCTATGCCACGCTTTCCGGGGATCACTTCTTCAACGACCATGTCGAACTGAGCGGTAACGTCTATTACCGGCAGTTCCTCAACACCAACATTAGCAGCAACAACAACACGGATTTCGGCTCGTTGAATCCGGATGGAACGGTCGATACGCTCCAGGCCACCAACGCGAAATCGACGGTTTCCACCCAGAGCTACGGCGCAAGCCTGCAACTGACCTTGCTCGGGCAGCTCGGCGGCATGCAAAACCAGTTCGTCGCAGGCGTGGCCGCCGACCTCGCCAATTCCCACTACACGGAATCGGAGCAGGATGCGTTTTTCACGCCTACGCGTGCCACGATCGGCGTGGGCAGCTTCTCCCAGCAGACCGATGCCCGAACCCATGACGGCAACTATGGTGTCTATTTCACCGACACCTTGTCCATCACCAGGCAGTGGTCGTTGACGGTGGCGG
It encodes:
- a CDS encoding TonB-dependent receptor, with translation MNVPSRTRRPPRLSDLPRFRRRAGFTLCFSGALAGLPATAWAQAETTAPPVAASSPAATGAIPGGPTVQLAPIVVVGTTPLLGIGTPLSQVPANVQTVRAQDIERQHRSTLVDYFAKNLPSVDISDAQGNPNQININYRGFTASPLLGTPQGLSVFMDGVRINEPFGDVVNWDLFPQQAVNTIQLIPGSNPTYGLNTLGGAISITTKNGKTSPGGDAEVTAGSWGRKTAQIEQGGTIGDNLDYYVTADAQNDDGWAERNPSRLRQAFGKLRYTDADTTLSFSAGGADNDLQGTQTIPRSFLGNPKQPYTYPDQNENSVGYATLSGDHFFNDHVELSGNVYYRQFLNTNISSNNNTDFGSLNPDGTVDTLQATNAKSTVSTQSYGASLQLTLLGQLGGMQNQFVAGVAADLANSHYTESEQDAFFTPTRATIGVGSFSQQTDARTHDGNYGVYFTDTLSITRQWSLTVAGRYNWAEANIGDESGQQPQLDGHDTFSRFNPAVGVNWNPTSNFTAYATYNEGMRTPTAIELTCADPAAPCSLPNDFVADPALQPVISKTFEIGARGRIGSATSWSAAAYSTTLDNDIEFISSATSTQGFFQNVGRTRRQGVELAGRSQMGPVGVSASYSYVDATYRSTWTESSPSNSSADANGNITVKPGDHIPGIPANTVKLRLDYTPFSKWNIGTNLTWRGGIYAQGDENNQDVNGKISGYFLIDLDSSYQVTKQLQIFATISNLLNKQYESFGVLGENFFNGPNHTFDGANPINEQFVGPGAPRGFYVGLHYAWD